Sequence from the Neomonachus schauinslandi chromosome 9, ASM220157v2, whole genome shotgun sequence genome:
GAATTCGCCCTTGCCTCACTTCCAGGGCACCTTCCAAAAAAAACTCCCCTGGGTCCCTGGTTTGGGTTAGGCCCAGCCATATGGTAATAAAGGCCAGAGCTCCCTCTCCTGTTTCCTCTGGCAGAGAAATGGCTCTCTCCCACTGTAACTCATGGTAGCTCTTCCCAGGATCCCCCAGGGGGTTATTACCACTGGTGACAGTCAGCATTCCCATCCCCCTTCTTCAGGGCAGCCTCTGCTTCTTCTTTTCCTGTAGGGACAAAGGTGATCCAGAGTTGACAAGGGCTCCCATGCACACTTCCACATGAGGGGCTATGGCAAGAATGACTACTCTAGCTCTTACCAATCCCTACCCAACCTGGACTTGTTTGCAATAATTTTGAATTTGAGCAGAATGAAAAGCTGCAAATAACTTCTCAGGGATAATTTCTGCTTCACCTCGTTGCTTTCCCTATCTCTGTCATCAGCTGCCCAACTACCTTCTTTTTACAACACCCACCTGATGtgtttaaagcttttttttttttttaagattttatttatttgacagagagagacacagcaagagagggaacacaagcagggggagtgggagagggagaagcaggcttcccgcggagcgaggagcccgatgcggggctcgatcccatgaccctgggatcatgacctgagccaaaggcagacgcttaacgactgagccacccaggcgccccaaaagcttttttttttttttaagaccgtGTGTGAGCAATGGGGGttgggagagtctcaagcagactccattctgagcgcagagccccatgtggagctcgacctcacaaccctgagattatgatgtgagccgaaaccaagagtccaacacttaactgactgagccacccaggtgcccctcaaagcattttaaatataaaagaacccAGTGGCAATCAAACTGTCCCCAACAGACCTGACCCTAGAGGGTTGTGGGCATGCTTCAGGGTGTCCAGGAATCCCTCTGAAGTTGTATGGAATTTTAGGTGCATGTGTATTTTATTAAGGAGAGGGCCTACCTTGCCTTTTGATCAAATTCTCAAAAGGCTCCATGATCTAAAAACATTAATCATGGCTCTAGGCCAAAACTCGTCATGGCAAAATGTCTGACGAGAAATGACATTTAGTTTTCTAGGCACCAAAACTGATAAATCAAGGCTTAAACACATGAAAGCTCTTGACAAGGATCTCCTAGGCTGTCAAGTAGCCTGGAGCCCTCTAGCTGAGGAACATCATGCCTACAATACTGGAGAAAAGAGCACACTGCCAAATGGGATTTCTCCTTCGATTAAAATGGAGAGGGCTCCAAAGGGAATGTGGAGAAGACGGAGCAAAAGTAATGGGTTGAGGCGACAGGCTGGCTGAAGTGAAAGGTTTCTTCATGCTTAAATGATAGTAATGATGGTATAATGTTGTATAtccaacaaatacatttttcagCTGGCTGATGagaaaccccacccccaccctccctccaccccttgcAGCTTAACCTCCCCTTTCTAAACAGTGACTGTATGTGGCCCCATCAGTGAGGGACACTGTCTCTTAGCAGATTTTTCTCTGCCCACTTGAAAGCACTATCttactagaaaaataagagctGACCGTTCTTTCCTGCCAAGCTAGACAGAGGGGTGAAAAGATACCACCTGAGATCCCACAGAATGGCTGCCTCCTGGTGGTCCAACTTTTAGAgatagaacaaaatgaaaaggaccaTGAAGGATGGTCCTAAAAAGTCAAATTCTACGAGCAGGGCCTCCAAGGATGCTCCGTGTGTCAGTCAGCAGGAGCAGACTAGTACAGGGGTGCTAAGCTCTGCGGATCAGACCAGAGTACTGACTGGCTGCTCTAACCATCACCCTACCTCCACCTTTAGGTTTCATGCTGGCCGCTGGTACTAATAAGAGATGatcaatgggggcgcctgggttaagcctccgactcttgattttggcccaggtggtaagatcaagccccgtgttgagACTCCATGCTTggcttggagtctgcttatccttctccctctctcctcccctccgcCAACCCTCCGGCTCGtgctccctaaaataaataaaatctttaaaaaaaaaaaaagatgatcaacgatcaaaaggaaaggaaaggttcTTGTTGGTACCAAGAGTCTAAATAATCAGCCCAAAAACTAGTTAGAATCCTTACCTGAAATTTAGGAGGGAACACagaaacttttgaaaagaaagaagcaagcagTAATTAAGCACCTTCTGTTAAAACTTGGAGATTTTTCTGATGATCTGTATCAATAAACATTCAACTCAACTGACCTGTTCTTTCTATATTGACAATTCTACAAATGCTTGAAACAATGACCTTGAGGTATTGTCAGATTTTACATTAGCAAAGATTCGATGTTTCTAAGTGAGGAAGTAGACATACCCACTTTGGATAGTTACCTTTAGGTATCTAACTGAACCACAAGACCCTAGAAGCCCACTGACAGTGCCCGACTTGCGGGGTGTGGCTAGGCAGGACCCATCTTCCCCACAAAACCAGTCATTTTTCAAAGTCCCAGGATTCTCAGTGACATGACAGACAGGGAGGAGCCCTGAGCTTGGCATCATTCATATGCACTCTACCTGCCAGGATGCAGACTTTGGCAACAGAGTTGTTAAGTAGATCCCAAGGACTCCTAAGCTAGTAGTAGTATTCCAAACTGCTGCTCACAGGCGCTCACCAAACATACTCTACTGATACTCTTAGAGAACACCTGCCCCACAGGCTCCATAACTCAAACCAGATTCCTAAGCAGCAGCGAAAAAAACCTCTTCAGATTAAGAAAGCCctctcttgggtgcctgggtggctcagtcgttaagcgtctgccttcagctcaggtcatgatcccagggtcctgggatcgagtcccacatcgggctccctgctccttgggagcctgcttctccctctgcctctctctgtgtctctcatgaataaataaataaaatctttaaaaaaaaaaaaaaaagccctcttgCAGCTGGGGAGTGAGAACAAAGAACTGTGCTAGTATGATACAACTACCCCTAAAAACATTTGCACCTGTATTAATCCTGATGTGCAGGGAAGCAGAGACTGCTGGCTCAAAAAGGAAGCGGAAGTCCCTGGGAACCAGAGTTTGTCCCTAGTGAGTAACTGAGCCACAGCTGCCCTGACAGCCTCTATCTGGGTGGTTCCCCTGAGCCCCAAACAGATGGGCCAGCTCCACCCCCAGAATCAGTCACCTTCCCATCAGGAATCTGTCAGCACTTACCATTTAGGGCATATGACTTCTTCTCGCTCACCTCTTCAGTGAGCTCACACATGTCGCTATAGGCCCGGGCCAGGCGCCAGAGAAAGTCCTGCCGGCTTCCATACTGCAGACCAAACAGAGGGATGGATGAGGCCCCTCTTCTTCAGCCGCAGAGACCTGGGGCTCTGGCCTTCTTCCCAAGCCCTAGGTTTGAGTTTCCAAGCTAGTGTGTTTCAAACTGACATGAGGCCAGCCTTAGGCACAACGCTCCACCTCCACATGACCTCCCACCTGCAGTTAGCTAAGTGGTGCCATGTCATCTCCAGCCAGTAGATGCACCAGCCTCCGAGTGAGGGCATTCTGGCCTGATACTGTGAGGAGGAAAGGTCAACTCTAAGATGAAATGAGGCACAACGAGAAGTCTTGCTGACACAATGAAAGATGTGAGAATGCCCAAGAGAAGGAAACATTCTAACTCGGGGGCATTTATACCTGGGTGAGCATAAATTCTGGCAGTGAACCAGAGGAGAAGGAAACTGTGGCTGAGTGACCTCCACACTTGTCACTTGGGATGGAAACTTCAAGTAGGGCAGGCAGCTTGGGCTCTGcctcaagggaaataaaagaggaaaaaaaaatattctagtcCTTTCCACATTTCTCTCCACTGTAAGAGGTAGCGCTCTTTGGCAGTAGCTCTACAGGAGGCAGAGGACTGTGGTGAGAAGGCTCTGGGGCAGGCAGGTCAGCCAGGCCCCGAGGGGCAGTGCGTGGCCTACTTGGAATAGGATGTGCAACCCTGGGGGATCCATGCAGAACCAGCCATCTCACCCTCATTTCCCTTCCTAGGGCATCTTGCAGGCTTACAAGTGACAGTGGCCTTCCTCCACTCCCAGGGGGGCTGGGGGCTAGTGAGGGCAGACAGGCAGCTGGGGCCTTACCGCGGGCTTGTTGCCAAGCAGCAGCTGGAAGCCCTCCCGCTTGCCCTGCTCGCTGCCCTGGTGTAGCTCATCCGCCTGCTGCAGGAGGGGCAGCATGTCCTCCAGGCCAGGGGAGCCTCCAGCATCCAGGGCTCCAGCCACGGGGCCCGAAGCCACCTCCGCCTCCAGGTCCGGAGAAGCCTTTCTCCCCATCTTCACAGTCTCACAGCTCACTTCATCTTCCCCGTCATCACTGTCCTTGTCAGAGTCCCGCTCATAGTCAGACTCGGCATTGGCTGTGGTGTAACTGTGGCAGAGAAACAGAAGTGACAGGGTCAAGGGAGATTATTTAGCCTCAGAGCTCTAGGGTCTGTCTCCCACCCACAAAGAGGGAAGCTTCATGGCGCTGCTGTCCACAGCACCAAGTAAAAACCATTTCTACCACTTAGAGGCAGAAATGAGTGCTTGAGAGAAAGCTTCCTACGGGAACCACGGGCTGGGGAAATGATCCTGGAGGGAAAGTGACCAGCTGGGGGCACTGTGGCAGTCAGGGGCCAATACGAGAACCCCCGGCCGAGCTACCAGGTTGGCCagataatcagaaaaagaaaaggctagaAAGGAATGTAACAAAATGTTGCTAGTAGATCTCATGGTagaagaattaaaggaaatttttctactttataaCATTACATATGATTGCTTTAGTGAACATATGTTCTTTtcagtaaaaaagaaatacttaagatAAAAAACCATAATGTAGGTGGAGCTGATCTCCTGAGCTAGATGGCTCACCAGGCTAAGGGTCTGTCAATCATTTTTGCCTTATCAGCCAAAAGCACCACCAGAAACAACATGGGTGGGTGCCAGCCTCCGAGACCACGGGCAGCCCAAatatctacattttctttctcaagtcAAGGTATACTTCTGTCCTAAGTCAGCAGCCAAACCTAAACCACAACCTTGGAAACCTTAGGAACTTGCTCGGGGTGGGGAAAGGCCACTTCGCAGCCGGAatcagaagaggaggaagatgcaAACAGAAGGGCCTGGGAAGGTATCTCTGGGGCCGCCACAAGCCAGGGAGGTGTCTCCTTGGAACCCCCTACTTTGATGCGCTCACTGAAGAGGAGGCCACATTTCTCTTGGATTTCGGCCTTCACCAGCAGCTGATGAGGGTGTTCTCCCTAACAGCCAACTGAAGCAGACAAAAATTGAGCAGAGGACAGTGTCAGACTTGCAGGGGCTAGAAGCAGACACCAGAGAAACCTCCAGACCTGAGTGAAGGAAAAGCAGGTTCTGTCAGAGCCAGAAGGTTCTGAAGCACAGGAAGATCTTAGGGTCATTTAGGGATAGGCCTTCCTCCTGGAATGAAAGACAGGGACAGGATACCTACAGCTGACGCAAAACAGACCTGGAGAGATGAGAAAGGCACCTACAAATAAAGGCAGGACAAGACAGCGTCAAGTCCGGCTGCAAGTGGTAGGCCAGAAATCCAGACCCAACAAGGCGGCGGGCTCCGTCCGGAAGGTACTGAGCATGCAACCAGACCAAGTGCCCAGTCTGTGCCGCTGCTTCATAGAGGAGCTTCCAGACTCATCTAACAAAGGGCCCCAGGAACAGCTACCACAGGAACCTGGAGGGTATCGACCTTAGCTTCACCTTGCTTTTTAAGATGTTATCCAAGTTCTTTCCCCTCTAGCAGTGTGCAAGTAGAAACGTGAGAAATTAGAGGGACAAGGGAAAGTGGCATAGGATTTACAACCAACCTGGGTGGTGAGGAACAAGACCACCCAGGGGCAGCCTCGACAGACTCCCAACCAGTTCTGAAGCCTTGGACAAGAACCTGTCCAAATGAGAACATCAAACCAGAGTCTACCAGCACCTCTACTCAGCCCAGCCAGACCGAAAGGCAAGACGGGTAAATGGGTTACCTGGGGTAAGGAGCTAGAGTCTCGTATCTCCTATTGCTAGAAAGGAAGGGAGACCCTACTGCCTGCCGAACTCCCTCCAATGAGGAGTTCAAATCCCGAGTCCCCCAGGGAGGGACCCCTGCTCTGACCCCTACAGTGCACAGCATCAGCAGTCTCTGTCCAGGGAGCTCCCATGGCTGAGGAAAAGGGGTGGTCAGGAGGGACTTTGCTGCCACCCGCCGAGTAAGAGCTGGTGGAGCCGGTGAGGCACAGAGGCTCCAGTGAGGCCGAACGGCGAGGAGACCTTTTTTGCACCTCAGCCCCACTCTAGGGAGCTCTGCCTTGCTCATGTGCACCCTGCTGGCTGGCACGCAGTGGGTGGGCAGACACCTGTGGCCTGAGCACAGACATCAGCCCCGTGAGCTTCCGGGCCTTGCACAGCTACATGGGCTGCGTCTCTGTATTCACACCGTGCTCTCACACCCGTCAGACCACCAATCCAGCCCTTGGAGAAATCCACCACAGCGAGGGGGGTCCCTTTTGTTTAACATGCCCTGCGGCTTTTGACATCTGACAGGGACTGGCAGGGACCTTTGAAAAGGCTCTTTGGAGCTGTGCCCTTGGGTGCAACACATTGTTTCCACATATGGTAGAGAACCCATGGCTCCTTCGGAGCAAGGAGGCCAGAGCCACCCTACTCTACCCCTTGAGGAGAGCCCACAAGTCCGTGATCAAGGACTCAGTCACACACATATCCCCTTCTGATgattaagtttctttctttcgaCTCCTCTAAGCCCCATTAAAGGGGCTGAGCTAAAGCATTCAAAGACATCCAGGCATGGGAGACTCAGTGGTGGGGAAGACAAGACCAACCTAAACAAGGTGATAAATGCCCAAGAAGGAGAGGCAATGAGGTTGCAGGCAATCCTTGGCTGGAATGCCTGGGAAGGCTTGCTGGGGGAGTTGGTGTTTTAGGGCAAGCTGGGTTCTGATCGGGAGAGAAGTAAAGCTATGTTTGGTACAATGTTCAGGGAATAAGCTTGTGGACCCACATGGTGACTCTGCCTCTGCCATATTCAGTCGGTTCCCTGGGAGCTCAAAGTTGctattttatttggaagaaaagGGAATCCAGCGTTAAGTGGAGTAGGCTGTTAAATATGCTTAGCCTTTTATCCCTCAAAGAAGCACTCCTCCTCTGGCCCCACATGTTCAAAGCCATTCCAGAGTTTGTGGTCTCCTCCCAAAACTCCCCCTATACCTATATGGCACTGACCATGACAAAAAGAATTAATTCACCATGGCCACTGCCCCAGACAGCAGCCAGCTAAACTGGAGTCTTGCACCATGTACCACCATCAGCTTCTACATGCCACAGGATCAGTCGTGGGCTGAGCCTGCTAGTAATTAAGAAAGCCACCCTTCGTCTCATCCCATCATGGGTTGGCTGATAAGCCTGTCTTTCTCCTTATGGCCTTCAGAGCCCCAGTGAGCATCCCAAGCAGTGAAGCACCCATAAACTTCCCTGGTTAAATCCCCTGGCTCTCACTGTTCCCAGAAGTTTGTACAACTTCTTTCTCTAAGATTtactggagagggagaaagagagcgaACGCATGTGCACAAgtaagcaggaggaggggcaaagggagagggagagaatctcaagcagactctccactgaacacggagcccaacccggggctcaatcccaccaccctgagatcatgacctgagccaaaatcaagaatcagttgcccaaccaactgagccacccaggcgccccttgtacaACTTCTTAAAATCATCATTAAAGGCCTCGagttctacatcttttttttttttttttaaagattttatttatttatttgagagagagagagcatgagagggggaagggtcagagggagaagcagactccctgccgagcagggagcccaatgtgggactcgatcctgggactccaggatcatgacctgagccgaaggcagtcgctcaaccaactgagccacccaggcgcccaagattttatttatttgacagagagagacacagcgagggaggggacacaagcagggggagtgggagagggagaagcaggcttcccgcggagcagggagcccgatgcagggctcaatcccaggaccccgggattatgacctgagccgaaggcagacgcttaacgactgagccacccaggcgccccgagttctACATCTTGTTCTTGGGCAGAGCTGTGAACCTCTCCTTCTACCCTCTTACAAATGTTAAGTTTCCCACCCACGTGACCTCCTTCAGTGAGTTGCACAGAGATGCTCCTTAAGTCTCAGGGTCCATTATCAATTACTTTGTCCCTCTTTCTTTTCAGCCCAGATATATCAAATACGAATTCCATTTCTGCCCCCTCCTCTAACACAGCCTTCTGGAAACAGAAGTATTAGGTAACTGAAAAGGGCCACGTCCACTAACCCTTGACAGTACAGATAATAGGCATCAGGTAACTCCAACAGAAGTCACAAATGGAGGACTAAAGATCTTATCAAGACCTGGCTTGTTGCAAGAGGTGCCTGAGCAATCAATAATCAAATCCAGGACAGATGCCCAATGGCAGTAATATGGAAAAAGAGTAatattattcttcattttcttagaaaACCAAATGAGGAGAGGCAGGAGAATATACTGTCCCAAACAAGAAAACGAGGCTGAAAGTTTTTTAAGATGTACTGACCAGATCATACTGCTATGGGTAGGTCTTCCCTGGGCAGTGAGTTGTGGCAGCTCTTAGTCCACGGGAAGAACTCCCAAGGGCTGCATGGGACAGGTCTTCCTGTAAAGGCCTTTCCATGCCCCCACAACAAGCCATGCCTTAGATCACAGACCCTCACACCCCTGCAGATGAGCCCCACTGAGCCTGCACTTAATAGCTGTATAACTCTGGGCAAGGCATCAAACCTCGCTAAGCCTCAAGTCTCCAtctgagaaaaggaagaagagcagcACCTACTTCCTAGGATCCCTGGGAGGATTAGGTGAGGAAATGGCTCTAAAGTGCCTGGCATGGTGTCTgccagaggaaaaataaacagcagTTAACATCGTAAGGTGTTTCAGCTAAAGAAGGACATTGCTGCAAAGATCACCCTGAACGGCTGTAGGCATGTTTGTAGCCGAGTCAGTCCTGTCCCAGCAGAAGGCTGGGCTGTTCTCTGTGCCAGTCTTTTCCTCGGGCAGGAAGAAAGGTCAGCTTCGAGACCTCACAGAGGAGCTAGCTGCACGCAAGTGACAGCATCGGGCACCACAACAAAGACCTTCATTCAGACTCCACCCTTGAGACCAAAGTTTCAATATGGCACTGGTGACTTAAAATCAAAAAGCCCTTAGCCTGACCACGTTTGGAGGCTGTCCACCAGACTCGTGCCTGCTGTCCCGCATCGCAGTAAGGCCTATGGTCGGACCCGCTGGGCTACCAAGGACTCGGTCAGCTCCCACCTGTCAAGATGGCACGGGAGCGCGAGCGAGCCTCCCCTGCGGGAAGAGCGGAGCTTCCAGGAGAGGGGAGCACAGTTAGAGCTTAGAGGGCTCTGGAAACCTGGCTCAGCCACTGAGTGAAGGAAATAAAGTCCTAAAACAATGCTTATAAAGTCCTTGTGAAAACACAGGCAAATATTCAACTAATGttacaggaaaaatgaaaaattacagcAACTATGTGAAAAACCAACTCAGAGGAAAATGACAGATGCAAGCAATAAGCATTGTTAACATCTCATTTGCTTGGGTGGCATAAGGTGGATGGTTCTTGTTTAACCTattccttattttattcatttatacccTCTTACCTTGTTCCCAAGATTACTGACAGCTGCTCAGTGTGACCTTTCCGCGGATAAAGAGTACTTCTACAAAATGTAACCTGGCTGAAGCCACAACCGCCTCCAGGAGAAAGGACTCACCCGCCTTCGCTCTCGGCGTCTGTGAATGTGGCTCCGGACGTGGCTGTGAAGTAGACAGAGCTGGACCCAGTAGAGTCACTCCTCTCCCGGGCAAATGGGAACCTTCGCCGCCGAGCCACTCTCTGGCTCTCTTCCATGTGGGATCTGAAAGGCAGGGCCCTTTAGAGGGGGTGCCATTAGGCCCCAGCCAGCCTGTCTTTCTCCTCCCCATGAGGGAACCTCTTACTCCTGCTGCTCATTAAAGGGCCAAACACAGAGATAATCCCGGGTTTCTACCCTTAGGACAACACGAAGGGCAGCTCCCCGGACCCAGCCTGCATGGGCAAACCAGCTAAGTCAGAACAAAGCCTGGCAGCCGCTACAACAGACCACGAGGGCCCGAAAGCAGCAAGGAACTTATGGAAGGCAAGGTACCAAGCCTACAGCTTCCCAGCCAATTACGTGAGCAGCTCTAAAACGGGCTTCTTCCTCAGAGAGAGCAGCAAGGCCAGGACACAGCTCAGCTGAGAAAGCTAGAGGGGCCGGGagaaggtgaggggcagggagcaaGGCGGGACCGAAGGCTGCATCACTCACCGGACCTCCCCAACAATCTGCCCAGCAAGCCCCTGCAGGCTGCTCCGCAGCTCCTCTACCTCGCGCCGCAGGGCCACCAGACTGGTCAGCACCAAGTCCAGGCGCTCCAGCACCTCCTCCGGGCCTTCTCGCGCAAGGCTGGGCAGCACCGCAGCGTCTCCAGCCTCACCAGGGACTGCCCGAAAAGGCCTCACTGAAGGAAGGACAGCACAGTGATGCTCAGGGGACAGGGTGAGGAAAAGATCTTGGACCTGCAATTTAAGAACACTTGCTTCTCACTGGAGCTCAATTTACTAAAACCCTTGAAGCTCAGACAGTATATGTTCATAGCTAGGTCCTGGTAACAAGTCTTCAAGTTactattcaaagaaaaaagaaaatcaagattcCCAATCTCTAAACAAGAGCCCCCTCTGTTCCAAGAACCTGTCACACCAGGGCCTTTAGCAGTACCGCACGCCACGGCAGGTAATGTAAAATGCTTGCAAGAACGCAGTCCCTAGAAGGCAGGACACCTGCCctgtgaaaggaaaacaaaaccctttACTTGTCCGTCTAGTTCCCATATAGCAGGCAGTCAATACTAACCCCACAGCAAAACTAAAATTGAGCCCAAATTCTGAGCTTTCACTTcacaaagaagagcaaaggaaacTCTGAGATCCTTTCGAGGACTTCATTTAGTATCATCAAAGAAGGGCAAAGAGAAAGGGGCAGTTACTAAGAGAAAAGCCCATCCACACCCCATGGAAAAAACACCATTCCCAAGCCCTCATTTGAGCTCTGGGTAAAAATTCCAACAATAAATGCTAATAAACTGGTAGCTACCCAAGGCCATTAGActggaaaatgtaaaaacagtaAAGAAACCAGGAAGGCAGGACCCACAGTCCAGGCAAGCATGAATGTGTTAAAGGAAATCTTTTAGTAAGAGTCTAGGCTGGATTACAGTACACACCCAACACCATTCAAGAATTTCTTGCTCAAGAGAGCAAGAAAGAtctctggggggcacctggctggctcagttggtagagcatgcgattcttgatctaggggtcatgagGTCGAGACGTTAAATTAGAGATTACTAATTTTAGTGTAGAGATTAAGAGATTAAGTCGTCAAGTgtagagataaataaaaccttagaaaagAAAGATCTCTGGGAACATAGCCACTTTCTCCAAACATCTACTGCtaagaaattacaaataaaccaccaggaaaaggaaagacaagCATACTTGAAATACTAGGTTACTAGCCAGTTGCAATCTAAATTGGTAACTCTTTGAAGACTCTTCTAAAACAAACTTTTCCAATCCATCTGGCATTTGGTAATCAGAGAAACACTCATTCCCAATTAACATGGGGTGACATGATCTCAATGCTTCTCTATTACACACACCTGAGGAGAGTGGTTTGAACCAGCCCTAGATGCTTTGCTCAAATAACTTAAGGTCAAAGTTCTGCCGAACATGCACTCCCACATCCATGCCGCGCAAATTCACAGAACCAGGTGACCAGGCCCAATCCTACCACTTAATTGCTCTGTGACACCCTGGGGAAAGTTACACAATcttttcaaatttccattttctcctaagaaggatttaaaaataaaaacaaaaacaacttggATAGTCTCCAAGTTCCCTTCAAATTCTAATACATAATTTAATACATAAGCCTCAAGAATTAATTCCCCTAAGATTAGTTTTCCCTTCTGCCTTATTTTGGACTCTTTACTTATTAAACCCCTCACCCAACACTAAGCAAGTGCCTTTAAAACATGCGTGGCACTATTGTGGCCTGAACTAAGAATGAAAGCTAAACAGCCTTTTCACAATATACTTTCCTGGGATtacaggaaaaagaagagagaggctgCTTTCCTTTTCAATAAGCTTTACAGAAAAGTGAAACTCTCAGCCACCCCCTTCCGTTGTCCTGTCCCATAGGCTCTGCTAAAGGCAGCCCGGACCCTAGGCCCATCCGTCAGCCACGACTGTGGCCTCAGGGGACCGGCTCGTACCCTGGCGTCCTGGCTCTGGGGTCTGCGTGTAGTCCAGGGAGTTAGGTAGGCTCTGGCTGTGGCCATGGCGCTGGGTCCGTTTCCACCGCTGGCTGTAAAGGGCACACAGGAATCCAAGGCCGGCGGCGGTGCCCAGCAACAGTCCCAGCCCGGCTTGGGCGCTGCCCAAGACCCCCAGTCTAGACATGCTGCACCTGCAGCCCACGTGAACCACCGGGAGCAGGCGGGCGGGGACAGCGGGAGAGAGATTCGTGAGCGTGATCCTCCCACCCCGAAGCTCCCGACTACCCTCACCCCAATCCGGATCCTAAGGTTTCCGCCAGACCCCTGTGCCCGACTACTGTGCCTCTCACCCAACTTGGACGCAGCCTCCCCTCCAACATACCCGCAGCCCTGACCTCAGAGTCAGGTTTCTGGGCCTCCAACTCCCGCCCCCAGGCCCACGACACTGCAGACAACAAACCCGCCGCCCCGGCTGCAAACTCCAAGCCACCCCCCGCGCCCTCGGAAGGCACCCTAGCCCCGCAGCAGATCTACTCAGACCCTTACCCGGCCGCTCACAACCAAAGAAGCAGCCACCACGGCCGCCGCCTCACGCTGTCAATGACCTGACGTCATCAAGCGGCGCCAGCAGCCCCGCGCGCCTTTAGGAACGCGCGATGAGACGACAGCTCGGGGCTCCGTTTCCGCCCACGCTTTTTCCAGGGGGCGGCGCCGGCAGCGAGCGGGAAGGGGGGAcccaggagggagaagggaggtggggaggaggagagctggGTGACTTCTGGGTCGGATGCTCCAGCAGTACCCCTGTCTGGCCAGATGAGGTTCCATTTCCTTCCAGCCACGCCAATTTTCCCGCTGTTCTCGAATGTTTCTCCCTTTGCGTCTACTGCCTAAAATAACCCGTTGTCA
This genomic interval carries:
- the RMDN3 gene encoding LOW QUALITY PROTEIN: regulator of microtubule dynamics protein 3 (The sequence of the model RefSeq protein was modified relative to this genomic sequence to represent the inferred CDS: deleted 1 base in 1 codon); translated protein: MSRLGVLGSAQAGLGLLLGTAAGLGFLCALYSQRWKRTQRHGHSQSLPNSLDYTQTPEPGRQVRPFRAVPGEAGDAAVLPSLAREGPEEVLERLDLVLTSLVALRREVEELRSSLQGLAGQIVGEVRSHMEESQRVARRRRFPFARERSDSTGSSSVYFTATSGATFTDAESEGGYTTANAESDYERDSDKDSDDGEDEVSCETVKMGRKASPDLEAEVASGPVAGALDAGGSPGLEDMLPLLQQADELHQGSEQGKREGFQLLLGNKPAYGSRQDFLWRLARAYSDMCELTEEVSEKKSYALNGKEEAEAALKKGDGNADCHQWYAVLCGQLAEHESIQRRIQSGFSFKEHVDKAIALQPENPMAHFLLGRWCYQVSHLSWLEKKTATALFESPLSATVQDALQSFLKAEELQPGFSKAGRVYISKCYRELGKNSEARQWIKLALELPDVTNEDSAFQKDLEELEVILRE